A single genomic interval of Bacillus sp. es.036 harbors:
- a CDS encoding DUF92 domain-containing protein produces the protein MSIYFFICAITGFLGYKAKALSKKGAVAATGIGCAIALGFAWKGLLLLGIFFLSSTIWSKYKTELKDNVEEIVEKGSSRDEYQVLANGGVAALAGVMMSIFPGDAWLLIFLGAIATSNSDTWASELGVLSTRRPLHIKTLKFVPPGTSGAVSMLGLLASILGAGLISVVGAFVFDLSFQAIAFVTLAGFVGCLSDTLIGGTLQEEFQCQRCGTKTERHIHCENKTDKIKGLKGLNNDVVNFASSIIGALVGGAALL, from the coding sequence ATGAGCATTTACTTTTTTATATGTGCGATTACAGGTTTTCTAGGTTACAAAGCTAAAGCCCTTTCGAAAAAAGGAGCAGTTGCTGCTACAGGAATAGGGTGCGCCATTGCACTTGGTTTTGCATGGAAAGGGCTTTTGCTTCTCGGTATCTTTTTTCTGTCTTCAACGATTTGGAGTAAGTATAAAACGGAGTTAAAAGATAACGTGGAAGAAATTGTAGAAAAAGGTTCGTCGAGAGATGAATATCAGGTCCTTGCTAACGGCGGGGTTGCCGCTTTAGCTGGAGTAATGATGAGCATTTTCCCTGGAGATGCATGGTTGTTGATTTTTCTAGGAGCGATTGCTACTTCTAATTCTGATACCTGGGCATCTGAACTTGGTGTTCTATCGACGCGAAGACCGCTCCATATAAAAACTTTGAAATTCGTTCCACCAGGCACTTCTGGAGCAGTTAGTATGCTAGGTTTATTAGCGTCTATTCTGGGAGCGGGTTTAATTAGTGTTGTTGGTGCTTTCGTTTTTGACTTATCTTTTCAAGCAATAGCCTTTGTTACGCTCGCAGGCTTTGTCGGTTGTTTAAGCGATACGTTAATTGGAGGAACCTTGCAAGAAGAGTTTCAATGCCAAAGGTGTGGAACAAAAACCGAGCGCCATATTCATTGTGAAAATAAGACTGACAAAATAAAAGGCTTAAAAGGTTTGAATAATGATGTAGTCAATTTCGCCTCGTCTATTATTGGCGCACTCGTTGGAGGTGCAGCGTTGTTATGA
- a CDS encoding 5-formyltetrahydrofolate cyclo-ligase — protein MQSKHEWRTNMKIKLKEITAADKVNLDQQILDRLYTYKPYTNAETIGLTVAMKGEINTKEIIERAWSEGKRVAVPKCNPKTKQMTFYYLTEWDQLEKVYFGLEEPRPKKTEMCPPDEIELLLVPGLIFDRNGYRIGFGGGYYDRYLKDYSNSTVSLAYQFQVVENVPTETFDLPVEAIITDEQIVNVK, from the coding sequence ATGCAATCAAAACACGAGTGGCGAACAAATATGAAAATAAAATTAAAAGAAATAACTGCTGCTGATAAAGTGAATCTTGATCAACAAATACTTGATCGTCTATATACATATAAACCGTACACAAATGCAGAAACGATCGGCTTAACGGTGGCAATGAAAGGTGAAATAAATACAAAAGAAATTATAGAAAGAGCATGGAGTGAAGGGAAAAGAGTAGCAGTACCGAAGTGTAATCCAAAAACCAAACAGATGACTTTTTACTATTTAACGGAATGGGATCAATTAGAAAAAGTATATTTTGGTCTAGAAGAACCACGTCCCAAAAAAACAGAAATGTGTCCTCCTGACGAAATAGAACTTTTGCTTGTACCAGGACTCATTTTTGATCGAAATGGGTATAGAATTGGTTTTGGTGGTGGCTACTATGATCGCTATTTGAAGGACTATTCAAACTCAACTGTTTCACTTGCTTACCAATTTCAAGTTGTCGAAAATGTGCCAACCGAAACGTTTGATTTGCCTGTGGAGGCAATCATCACAGATGAACAGATTGTTAACGTTAAATGA